The Silene latifolia isolate original U9 population chromosome X, ASM4854445v1, whole genome shotgun sequence genome contains the following window.
CACGCTCCCGTAAGATGGACGATCCGAAGGCGAGGCCAATCTTGGAAAGCAAATAAACGAACCGAGAGCTAGGAAGAGGTTTGGTAAGAGCATCAGCGAGTTAGTCGTCACCAGAAATGTGTTGAACACGAAGCAACCCCTGTTGAACTTGTTCACGGACGAAATGAAAAGCAAGAGCAAGATGCTTCATACGGGAATGAATAACCGGGTTAGCAGCATAATGAGTAGCATTAAGGTTATCACAATAGACGACCGGTGGTAGAGACAGTGGAACACGAAGTTCAGTTAATAAGGACTGAAGCCAAATTAATTCAGCAGAGGTAGTGGCAACACCGCGGAACTCGGCCTCAGTGGAGGATTGAGCGAACGCACGTTGTTTCTTAGAACCCCAAGGCAAGGCATTGCGACCCTAGTAAGTGACAAAGCCGGTGGTGGAAACATATGAGACACGGTCACCAACCCAGTCTGCATCACAGTAGGCATGAAGACGGAGGGGAGAGCGAAGATACAATTGTAAGCCAACATTAGAGGTGCCATTAAGATAGCAAAGTAAGCGCTTGAGAGCACACCAATGAATATCAGTCGGATGTTGCATAAATTGAGCCAATTTGTTGACAGCAAAAGAGATGTCCGGACGCGTAAAAGAGAGGTACTGACGACTACCCAAGATAGAACGATAGTCGGAGATATTAGAAATTGCAGGACTCCCATCGTGATGAAGGGAAGGGTGAACAGCCATAGGCGTTTTAGCCGGTTGAGCTTCGTGCATTTTGTTAGTGTGCAATAAGTCATGGATATATTTTGATTGTGTCAAAAGAAGACCATGGGGGTTGGGGGTGACTTCTACTCCTAGAAAATAAGACAAAGTGCCTAGGTCCTTAAGTGAAAACCGTGTGGCTAGCGATGTAATGAAAGACGACACAATGGTCGGGTTAGAGCCAGTGACAATGATGTCATCGACATAGACAAGCAAATAAAGGGTGTGCGACGGTGTTGTGCAAATAAATAAAGACGGGTTAGCACGTGAGGCTGTGAAGCCGGTGGCAAGAAGGTGAAGCTTCAGTGTCATGTACCAAACGCGTGGGGCCTGTTTAAGTCCATAGATAGCCTTGGTGAGCTCACAGACATACGTGGGGTGATCGGAGTTAGTGAACCCTGGTGGTTGAGACATGTAAACTTCATCAGTGAGGGCACCTTGCAAGAAGGCGTTATTTATATCAAGTTGGCGAAGGCACCAGCCATTAACAAGAGCAAGCGAAAGCAGAGTACGAATCGTAGCAGGCTTTACCACAGGACTGAAGGTGTCAGAAAAATCGATCTCGGGTCGTTGAAGGAACCCCTTAGAAACAAGTCGAGCTTTGTATTTGTCAACGGAGATGTCCGAGTTGTATTTAATACGATAAATCCATTTACATCCAATGACATTGTAGGACGGGTTGGGTGGAACAAGGGTCCAAGTTTTGTTGTTTTGTAAGGCGTCATACTCGGCAATCATTGCCGCTCGCCATTTAGTGTCAATTAAGGCTTGTTTGGTGGTGTGGGGAAGATTAGATGGTGGTAAAACAGTGGCGAGTTTGGCGTACTTGGGATTTGGTTTGCGAATATTATTCGCCAGGCGGGTAATGACTCGAGATGGTGGGGGTGGGGGTGGGGGTGGAGGAGGGGGGGAAGGTGACGGTTGAGCTGTGGATGAGGGGGTCGAGGGGGAGGACTAGGTAGACGTGGCGGGTGAGGAAACATGGGAGCTGGTGGGGGGAGTGACAGGGGAAGTAGTGGGGGTTGTGGCAGAATGTTGAGGTGAAGTGGGTGGTGTCGAAGGGGGAGAGTTTACTGGTGGGGTGTTGGGGGCAGCGGAGGGAGGTGGTAAAGCTTCGTGGAGCCAGTGAGAGGGGACAGTAGTGGTCGTGGTGGACGTAGAGGAGGTGAGCTGTGGGTACGAGAAGCTTGACTCGACAAATTTAACATGGCGCAAAACATACAATTTGTGGGAGGTTGGGTCGAGACAATAAAAGGCTGATTGGGTGGGTGAGTAACCGAAAAACACACAAGGTTTGGAGCGGGGTTCAAGCTTGTGAGTGGTGTAAGGACGAAGCCATGGATAGCATAAACAACCGAAGCCACGTAGTTTGTCATAATGCGGGTGATTGCCGAACAGTTTGAAGTAGGGTGTAGAGTTTTGTAAGGTGGAGGTAGGAAGTCGATTAATGAGGTAAGTAGCTGTGGAAAAGGCATGAGTCCAGAATGTGTGAGGTAGTTGAGCATGACTAAGTAAGGCTAGGCCGGTTTCGACTATGTGGCGATGACGACGCTTAGCAAACCCGTTTAATTCGGGGGTGTGTGGAGGAGTGGTGAGATGGCTAATTCCGTGATCACTAAGGGCGTGTGCCATCTTAATATATTCGCCTCCATTATCAGAAAAAACTTGTTTTATGGGCCGATTAAAGAATTTTTCGATGAGCTTTTGAAAACGAATGAAAACCGTAGTAGCATCGGACTTTAATTTTAAAGGATATAACCAAATATAATGCGTAAAATGATCAACgaaaattatataatatttgaaATTATCATAAGAAACAATTGGTGAGAACCATACATCGGTAAAAAGTAAATCTAGCGGAGCTTGAGAAACTATTGTTGAATTTGAAAATTCTAACTTATGACTCTTGTGTATAGAGCAAGAGTTACAAAAATCAATGAGACTAGGAACTTTTATTGAAATTTTAGAAAGTAAATAATTAAGTATTTTTGCCGATGGATGTCCAAGACGAAGATGCCACCCATAGTCTTTGAAGAGACGGCTAGTGTATGCGGTAGGTTGAGGAGGATGCCATTCAAAGACTCCACCATTAGACGTTCCGCGCAAAAGAGTCCGATGAGTTTGAAGATCCTTTATAGAAAACGAATTTTGTGAGAATTCAAAATAAGCGTTGTTATCAAGACAAAATTGAGACACGGATAAAATATTGCGTGAAATAAGAGGAACAAATAAGACTTTGTTAAAGACAAGAGGCGAATTGGATGGCATATTGACAGTGAACGAACCTTGTTTGGTAATTTGGAGTGCGGAGCCATCACCGATGATAAGTTTATCGCTTCCATCATATGGTGAGTGAAGCGCGAGGTTTTCAAGGTCGTTAGTTATGTGATGAGTAGCTCCGCTGTCGACAAGCCATGGACGAGGGACAGAGGAGGACGGGTTTTGTGTGGTGGCAGTATTGACATGTGGTGGGTTACGGTTTTGACGGGCAGAGGTAAAAGTATTGGAGGGTGGAAACACTACATTGGGATAGTCTCGCTTAAACTTATAGCAACTCGAGATGACATGGCCGATGGCACGACAATATTGACATTTGCCTTTGAAGGGGGCAGGGGTATAGGATTCGGTTGAGGGTGATGAGGGTGGAGGCGAGGCATAGGTTGAAGGACGGTAGTTGTTGGGCGTATAAGGACGGGTTGTGGCACGGTGTACCTGAGCAGGATGAGCGGAAGCAGGGAACGGGGCAGGTTGGGTCCTTTGTTTTTGGGTAAGGTCAAAGTTGATGAGTTTCTCATGAAGGGCATCAAAAGAAATTGGGTCGTCGCGGGCATTAATAGCATCGATGATAGGTTGCGTAGTCGAGACCACGAATTACTTGAGCAATGATATCATCACTATCCATCGGTTTTCCTAAGATGGCTAATTTGTTGGTGCAAGATTTGATGGAGTGCATATAGTCGGTGACGGTTTGGGTAGTCTCTTTGGTTATGGATTTGAGACGGTCTTTAACTTGGAGGATGTGGCCACGAGTTGATTTGGCATAGGTATTGGTGAGGACGGTCCATACGTCATGCGAGGTTGGGGCACGCATAACGAGGGCATGGGTTTCCGGACTGAGGGTGCCTAATAGGGCGCCTTTGATTAATTGATCCTGGCGTACCTAAGTGTGGTATGCAGGGTTGGAGGTGGTTGCGGTTTTGGCTGTTTCTGTGGATGTGGTGAGTGTGTCGGGTGGGTAAGGGTGAGAGCCGTCAAGGTATTTGAGTAAATCATACCCAACGagaaagaaggcgacttggtcttGCCATTGCATGAATGTCAATGGAGTAAGTTTATCAACCATAGAGAGGTTGACAAGGTAGAGTGGGACACTCGGTTCATTGGTGTTGACAATGGTGTTGCTCGACATGGCAGAGGTTGGAACGAGGCGGGTTTTTATTGTATTAGGATCGGAAGGCGATTGATACCATGTAAGGTTTTAGAAAAGATTGTATGTATTGATATTAATTACAAGGGTTACAATCTAGCTTATATACTATTACAAGGATTGAAGAACAAGAAAACTATGAACATATTTTCCTAAATACAAAGGTCTAAAATACGGAAATAACATAAATTAAGAAAACGAGAATATTAACAAAAATGTACATAATGTAATTAGGAATTATTCTTAACACAATCTTGTTATATTTTTCTAAAATATTGGCCAACACTTAAAATAAAAGTGTGTGAGATTTTGAAGATGCCTTTTGGCAGCCTCCACTTATCATCGAAAACTACATCGATTCACAATTGAAATAATCGTCTTAAGAGAGTTAACATAGAAAACtgtcaaaaattacaatttactTGACCAACAATAAGTCATCAGtgtaagaactaagaagatcgagtaCTCACAATATACGACTGTGTATTTTATAATTTAGGTTACTAAGGAGTATATCGCATTACAACCTTATCATTTTACTTTTCTTTGTTTAACACGACTACAGTTTTATAAGGTACTAAACTGTCAAGCGCGATATAGCAAAACAACCGCGTTCAGGCTATTAACTAATAACACATTTAATCATAAGTCGCAAACCAGTAGTAGTTTATACTGGAGATAACACAGCCTAGTTTTTATCACACGAAACACCGAGTCACAAGAGCAGATTACACATTAGTTTAGAGGGTAAATAAGTAGGTCTAGTTTATTCGAAAAGCACAAATTAAAGCAAGGTCGCAAATCATGATCAAAGTAAGCATTGATACATTAGTAAGGGTGGAGACTCAAAGCAAATAAGTTGGCTGCTGCTCCTTCATTTCCATACATACTTGCACTGTCGTAATTCCCCTGTTCGCCGTCTCCTGTCCCAAACTGTGCTCCTCCAAATTTCGCTTCCTACATTTTCAAAACACCCATATTTACAAGGTAATCAGTGACAGGGCAAAAGGGCCTTTAATGGCGGATTTAAAGTTTTTTGTAGGGGTGATTACTTACAAGATCCATGAGGAGATCTCCATGCCTTTCTTCAAGGTTCTTTACCTTCTTCCTAGTTGTTCCTGTTTGATTCTTGATCACATTATACTGCAATTAACACGTTTTCAGAGACGACCAATTAAGAAGAACTAGTCCATGTACACAGGTAAACATGAAACCACAAGCATGTTTTGATTCGTATAGGCTGCATATCTATTTCAACACAAAATTTAAACTAACTCGGAGATAAAAGAAATTCTTAACTTAATAAAACATCTTCCGTAATTCTCTAAACCTTATCAGTATCATCCATGATTTTGTACATAAAAGAAATTCACCTTTCGATTACGAATTTCAGTTATGGCTTCATCCATCTCTTGCTGGAGACCGCGAAGCTCTGCAAGAGTTAGCCCCTCCAAATCTCCTCCCAGCCTTCGACTATCATGATGCAAATTAATACAGAATCATGATCATGTTTGCATGAAAAACTAATTCAATTTGTTAGTAGGAATTAATAGTCTTTGTAATGTTACCTAATTTCAGTCCGTAGCATATTATTGAGCTCTACCATCCTTCTCTGCTCCTCTTGCATCTCCTGTATGTAAAACCAATATCAACATATTATTGAGCTTTAGCAACTTGATTAAAATATCGTTAAcaaagaaaaaataaataaacaaatgattgaaacgGCTTCGATTTAATCTAATAATCTCTCTGTTTCGGtcatttgttttccttttttcattttggggtgtatcagtcaattattgtcctttttattttaagaataaatttgatgaacaatttgatcatttccttggtctttgtgccaaaactaaaGGCCAACAATTGATCTGGATGGAGGGAGTACAAgccaaacaaaaattaaccaaactCGAATAAAAAGACACGACATGAGTGACTTGGAGTACCTAAAATAGCTAAACAAGGTAACCTATAACAATTAAGTACTCGATTTCTAAATTTTGGATCTTATTTCAAAATATACAAGACTTCTTAGCCCAGTGGTTAACACGGATTTATCATGACAATAGATCACAGGTTCGAAACTCCCTTAAAATATATTGTATGAGTTTTGCGCTTCATTTGACACCATAAAAAATAAATATAACAAACTAAAAAAGTTACCTCCCAATGTTTAAGCCAGAGATCAACACCCTTAATCTTCTGGTACTCATCGTACATCTTCTTAAGCCTTAAAATAGTAATTTGAATAACAATTAGCGTTAGGGTCcgataataacaaaaacaaacaaaaaagcgATAGGGAACCACGGGATGGTATGAAAAAAAGACGTACGAGACACCGGGGCTAAGGAAATGGTACAATTTGTGGGTGCTAGAGATCATAAGAAGAGAAACCTTAGCATCACATAAAACAGTAAGTTCTTGAGCTTTTTTCATGATCCCATTTCTTCTCTTTGAGAAAGTAACTTgcctatttgttttgttctctatTTTCTTTATCTCTAACTTTCCTCTTCCCATTTTTTTCATCCAAATTTTTTCTTGCACTAGAAAAATGGAGGAATTATTAATAATATAAAGTGGGTTTGATATGTTTTGTGGTTGTCATGAGTTGCATGAGTAAAGACTAAAAATGTTGCTAAAAATGGAAAAGGAAAATGGAAAGTAGTAAGTGGATGTTAACTAAAAAAGGAATGTTTAATCCGTGAAAACTAAAGTTGATGCTTTGATGAGTCTTTTGATGTGTTTTGAGATGATTAGACATTACGTTAACATATTTATTTTTGTGTGGTTACTTTTGAGTATGACAATGAGCCTCTTTTTTTGGTTGAGTGTATTACTTGTTGCATTGGAGGTAACTAGGTGGATGTTATGTTCATATCTATTGTTTATGATAGTGATTTTAGCCAAACTTATATCGCTATTATTCTTAGATGTTTTCATTCAAGGGTATGGTTGTCCATGGTCCATGGATGATAATGAATTGGATATAGACGGTATCGTATAAGATAAGAGACTGAACTTAATGGAAAAGCAATTCTTATACTCGCTCCATTTTATAATGATGTTCCCATATAAAAATGGCTCAACAACCAATGAATAATGGATTAAGAGTATGTGGGCCGGATAATTAGAGAATAAGGGAATATTAAACAAGTTGGTTAATGATTAATCTTTCCCACCAAAAGCATTCGGGTTGTTGAatgattaaaaaaaataaacaaataccACCTGTTTCCCAGGTTATTTTACACGAAAAATGGGGGGAAAATGGAATTTTCATGAAAGTTTGAATTTCCCCCCAAATTACATGACTTGATCAAAACCCTCTACAAGCAGGGTTTTAAATCTCGGTATCGGTCGCGATCGCGGTGTCACGGAATCGCTCCTGAACCGCTTGTCACGGACCAAACTCGCTTGTTGCGGTTGATTTTTATTTTGCAAGGTTTTATAgctatatttttatttttatatatttcTGATGTTATGTTATGtctaaatatttataaaacaacGTTTTTAAGAGTATGATGAAAATCTCGGTTGGTACAGTAGGTGTTTAGCACTTTAGCTGATAACAAGTTGAAGCAAGTGGAGGGAAAAGTAGGCgccaaatgaaaaagaaaaaaaaagtagaaGAGGGTGAAAAAGTAGGCCTCATgttaactaaattaaatgtaaaaACAATTATCCTAGTGGCCCTATCAAAAAAACACTACCTTGGTTTACGTCGCCCCCAACTACCacatattaatatttaattttaaaaacttaAACAAAGTACAACCCCCCAAACCCCAACGCAGCAAATCACAAATTTTGTTCTCTCCATCTTCATCCCTGTCAACCCAGAAAATTAAACCAACAATTTAACACTCTAAGATCCTCTCATCTCCTTTACCATGTAGGCTAATTCTTCAAGAATTAAGATCCGCAAAATTTAAGGTAAGTTTTTGAATGCTGGGTGCGGTCAAATCGGCCGAGTCACTCGATACCCGAGTTGACTCGGTCTACTCAGGCGAGTTTTGGCCTTTTTGAAACTGACCGATAAAACTCGCCGTATCGTGTATCGGCAAGCATCGATACCGATACTTATCGGCCGAGTTTTTAAACACTGTCTACAAGTGCCTATAACATTTACACAAACACCATTCCCACTGAAATTACAAATATACTGAAATTACACATCTTAATATTACATTTCTCATAAATTTACGTAATCAACCTACTGAAATTACACAACCAATACTAGAGTACAAAATGAAGAAACCTAATCTAACTGATGATGAGAGGCATCGAGTTGTTTGCCTATTGTTTGAGAGCTGCAAAAATGGCAAACCAGAACATGGTAAGGTTCAAGAAGTTGCTGCCAAATTCAATGTAACAAGAAAATGTATTTTCAATATCTTGAAAAAGGCAAAAAATCAGAGGCAAGCTGAAGTTCCAATCAATGTTAGGAGTAAAATTGCTGGGAAAAAGGGTAAAGAAAGGATACCTTATCTAGTTGATGTCATTATGGCATTAGATGTCTCCAAAAGAACTACACTTAAGAGATTGGGAAAAGCAATAGGTCATGCACCTTCAACATGTCATAGATGGGTA
Protein-coding sequences here:
- the LOC141623025 gene encoding MADS-box protein CMB2-like produces the protein MKKMGRGKLEIKKIENKTNRQVTFSKRRNGIMKKAQELTVLCDAKVSLLMISSTHKLYHFLSPGVSLKKMYDEYQKIKGVDLWLKHWEEMQEEQRRMVELNNMLRTEISRRLGGDLEGLTLAELRGLQQEMDEAITEIRNRKYNVIKNQTGTTRKKVKNLEERHGDLLMDLEAKFGGAQFGTGDGEQGNYDSASMYGNEGAAANLFALSLHPY